One Aegilops tauschii subsp. strangulata cultivar AL8/78 chromosome 7, Aet v6.0, whole genome shotgun sequence genomic window carries:
- the LOC109746907 gene encoding uncharacterized protein, with the protein MVSWSDDSEESGYEYSSGGSPIKIPATIEDPNYSGIDDEVMEASSCGVVHWVDEEWSEHLQNALHKLWLLYEDCQRANRMACLEHSSLVHNLTSQKNKLQETYEKLVEDVNNLLDTQDNIPKENEVQQGEHEEITPPLDNNISALKEQLGAMDAENKELKQKVDQLKSIQVAQGNVIRNLKFAHLEEKEKLSTERRNLEFHIADLVKASDKNKRKLKDIKDICDEE; encoded by the exons ATGGTTTCGTGGAGCGACGACAGCGAGGAATCGGGCTACGAGTACTCTTCAGGCGGCTCCCCTATCAAG ATCCCGGCTACAATCGAGGACCCGAACTACTCTGGTATTGATGATGAGGTGATG GAAGCAAGCAGTTGTGGTGTTGTTCATTGGGTAGATGAGGAGTGGTCAGAGCATTTGCAGAATGCTCTTCACAAACTATGGCTTTTGTATGAGGATTGTCAGCGTGCTAATAGGATGGCATGTCTGGAACATTCATCACTTGTCCACAATCTCACATCACAGAAGAACAAGCTACAGGAGACTTATGAGAAGCTTGTTGAGGATGTGAACAACCTACTTGATACCCAGGACAATATTCCCAAGGAAAATGAAGTCCAACAAGGTGAACATGAGGAGATCACTCCTCCTTTGGACAACAATATTTCAGCTTTGAAGGAACAGCTGGGTGCAATGGATGCTGAGAACAAAGAACTGAAGCAAAAAGTTGACCAGTTGAAGAGCATTCAGGTTGCCCAAGGTAATGTGATTAGGAATCTGAAGTTTGCTCATTTGGAGGAGAAGGAAAAGTTGAGCACTGAGAGGAGGAATTTGGAGTTTCACATTGCTGATCTTGTCAAAGCTAGTGACAAGAACAAGAGAAAGCTGAAGGACATCAAGGATATTTGCGATGAAGAGTGA
- the LOC141027325 gene encoding uncharacterized protein, translating to MTEQAINTLSWNVRGLNCPNRRATVSATIASSSCHIVCLQETKLTIVDQFTAAFLGGNRLRSFAQRPAEGTRGGILILWDDHLVELTNITYTSYCISAMVRIRETELIFKLTSVYGPTDYARKDAFFDELASQKPPAGVAWLASGDFNQIYRARDKNNRNINRSRITYFRNALQACELRVIHLQNRRFTWSNERASPTLCKLDSFFCNADWDTTFNNHVLHALSSSLSDHCPLLLADARGPRRPRTFRFENFWASMPGFNDVVLKAWNEHCEHSEPYQLLFHKLKKTATRLTEWSRRLFSKAKIHLHAALLVILQLDMAQENRPLSLEELDLRARLKKRVVSLAVLERARKKQCARVANLREGDANTKFFHRRIKARRRKNHIHRIKHEHGWVTEHEAKEKILHEHFSEVMGRGDTSTKDFNWDELNIV from the coding sequence ATGACTGAACAAGCCATCAACACACTAAGCTGGAACGTCCGCGGCCTCAACTGTCCAAACCGTAGGGCCACTGTGAGCGCAACGATCGCGTCTTCGTCGTGCCACATCGTTTGTCTCCAGGAGACGAAGCTGACCATCGTCGACCAATTCACGGCCGCATTTCTTGGGGGCAACAGACTTCGTAGTTTCGCGCAGCGACCAGCAGAGGGGACCAGAGGTGGCATCCTTATTTTGTGGGATGATCACCTGGTTGAGCTGACGAATATCACCTACACCAGCTACTGTATTTCGGCAATGGTGCGGATTAGAGAAACAGAGTTGATTTTCAAGCTCACATCGGTGTATGGCCCCACTGATTATGCACGCAAAGACGCTTTCTTTGATGAGCTTGCTAGTCAAAAGCCGCCGGCAGGAGTGGCATGGCTCGCTTCTGGCGATTTCAACCAAATATATCGGGCAAGGGACAAAAACAACAGAAACATTAATAGAAGTCGTATCACCTACTTCCGGAATGCCCTACAAGCTTGCGAACTCAGAGTAATTCATCTGCAGAATCGAAGATTCACTTGGAGCAATGAGAGAGCGAGCCCTACTCTCTGCAAACTTGATTCGTTCTTCTGCAACGCGGACTGGGACACAACCTTCAACAACCACGTCTTGCATGCTCTCTCATCATCACTGTCCGACCACTGTCCGCTCTTGCTTGCCGATGCGAGGGGGCCTCGGAGGCCTAGAACCTTCAGGTTTGAGAACTTCTGGGCCTCCATGCCTGGATTCAATGATGTTGTCCTCAAAGCTTGGAATGAGCATTGTGAGCACTCGGAACCGTATCAGCTGTTGTTCCATAAACTAAAGAAGACAGCCACCCGTCTCACCGAATGGAGCAGGAGGCTTTTCTCCAAGGCAAAGATCCACCTTCATGCGGCCCTCCTGGTCATTCTACAGCTTGACATGGCTCAAGAAAATCGGCCATTATCCCTTGAGGAGCTAGACTTGCGTGCTAGACTGAAGAAACGAGTTGTAAGCCTGGCAGTTCTTGAGAGGGCCCGAAAGAAGCAATGTGCCAGAGTGGCCAACCTGAGGGAGGGAGACGCAAACACCAAGTTTTTTCACCGTCGCATAAAAGCGCGAAGACGAAAGAACCACATCCATCGGATAAAGCACGAGCATGGTTGGGTGACCGAGCACGAGGCGAAGGAGAAAATCCTTCATGAGCACTTCTCTGAGGTCATGGGAAGGGGAGACACAAGCACCAAGGACTTCAATTGGGACGAGCTTAACATTGTGTGA